A region of Streptomyces cinnamoneus DNA encodes the following proteins:
- a CDS encoding wax ester/triacylglycerol synthase domain-containing protein, with protein sequence MNHRTPPAGGCALTRDSGPAADAPMTPLDAWLYRHQSSGAVCMTAGMLAWFEGPAPSPARLRERVRSRWGSHERLRLTALAPTGEPRAWPRWATEPAWDPLRHVVAFPDPPDLPTAPEALAAQLLGRPLGPGRPPWRLHLVPSPGGFALLLVAHHALLDGTSLATLLRTLCDGPVPPPRRGTDPVPPPRMRLPLARALTDLLPRARPLPFHGPVDARRAVAYCRVPMAELSGAREALPSGRASANAVFLAATAGALRASGLLGRRPLPGAWAMVPVDVRTGDEAALLGNHYATVRVPLPGSADPVRRLAAVDGFTRRAVLKQRARAQALLVASRPRRYGALTEALGRYADSPYYSSVLCSSVATHAGPLALGGARLTALTALPSLSPGHPLALTMTLHDAHVVVTAVTDHGHRHLAARTAALIGREIRALRP encoded by the coding sequence ATGAACCACCGCACACCGCCGGCTGGCGGCTGCGCGCTCACCAGGGACAGCGGACCGGCGGCCGACGCGCCCATGACGCCGCTCGACGCCTGGCTGTACCGGCACCAGAGCAGCGGGGCGGTCTGCATGACCGCCGGGATGCTCGCCTGGTTCGAGGGGCCCGCGCCGTCGCCGGCGCGGCTGCGCGAGCGCGTCCGCAGTCGCTGGGGCTCCCACGAGCGACTGCGTCTGACGGCGCTCGCGCCGACGGGCGAACCCCGCGCGTGGCCGAGGTGGGCGACCGAGCCGGCCTGGGATCCGCTCCGGCACGTCGTCGCCTTCCCCGACCCGCCGGACCTGCCCACCGCCCCGGAGGCGCTCGCCGCGCAGTTGCTCGGCCGGCCCCTCGGCCCCGGCCGGCCGCCCTGGCGGCTGCACCTGGTGCCCTCTCCCGGCGGCTTCGCCCTCCTGCTGGTCGCCCATCACGCGCTGCTCGACGGTACGTCGCTCGCGACCCTGCTGCGCACCCTGTGCGACGGGCCCGTGCCCCCGCCGCGGCGGGGCACGGATCCGGTGCCCCCGCCGCGGATGCGGCTGCCGCTGGCCCGGGCGCTGACGGACCTGCTGCCGAGGGCACGGCCCCTGCCGTTCCACGGGCCGGTGGACGCCCGGCGCGCGGTGGCGTACTGCCGGGTGCCGATGGCGGAGCTGAGCGGGGCGCGCGAGGCGCTGCCGTCGGGGCGGGCCTCCGCCAACGCCGTCTTCCTCGCCGCGACCGCCGGAGCGCTGCGGGCCTCGGGGCTGCTCGGCCGAAGACCGCTGCCGGGTGCGTGGGCGATGGTGCCGGTGGACGTGCGCACCGGCGACGAGGCGGCGCTGCTGGGCAACCACTACGCGACGGTCAGGGTGCCGCTGCCGGGATCCGCGGACCCCGTGCGGCGGCTCGCCGCGGTCGACGGTTTCACCCGGCGGGCTGTGCTCAAGCAGCGGGCCCGGGCCCAGGCGCTCCTGGTGGCCTCACGGCCGAGGCGCTACGGGGCGCTCACCGAGGCGCTCGGCCGGTACGCGGACTCCCCCTACTACTCCTCGGTGTTGTGCAGCAGCGTGGCGACGCATGCCGGCCCGCTGGCCCTGGGCGGCGCGCGGCTCACGGCCCTCACCGCGCTGCCCTCGCTCAGCCCGGGGCACCCGCTGGCGCTGACCATGACCCTGCACGACGCGCACGTCGTGGTGACCGCCGTGACGGACCACGGTCACCGCCATCTGGCCGCGCGGACGGCCGCGCTCATCGGGCGTGAGATCCGCGCCCTCCGGCCGTGA
- a CDS encoding MFS transporter, translated as MSARGPAGRGFGPLAGVLAGMAVSLTGTRVSAVALPWFVLVSTGSATRTGLVAFCEMAPYVVVQALSGPLVDKAGPRRVSWNADLLSAVAAAFVPALHVLGLLPFWLLLGLVAVIGVVRGPGDLAKTVMVPEAAERGGLPVERATGLAGVTERLASTVGPAVAGALVALVGPLAGLAVNAACFALGSLVVGVLMPRDVGRATETGDGTRQTREPAGYWRRLGEGFSFLRGDRLLLGITVTVGVTNLLNTAFSSVLLPVWAKESGGGPAVIGLTGSVAGVAAVCGSLIAAAVAHRLRRRLVFFAGFLLDGAPRFLILACGAPMWAVAAVFAVSGFGGGFLNPILGAVLYERVPRGLLGRVKALGSALAWAGIPFGGLLAGAAVTTAGLVPALVAGGAAHAVTISLSGLRPEWKAMDRSRRSRSTGGEEPPRESAEDEATGRQPEAPAVS; from the coding sequence ATGAGCGCGCGCGGACCCGCCGGCCGGGGCTTTGGTCCGCTGGCCGGCGTGCTCGCGGGCATGGCGGTCTCCCTGACCGGCACCCGCGTATCGGCGGTCGCCCTGCCGTGGTTCGTCCTGGTCAGCACGGGCAGCGCCACGCGGACCGGGCTCGTCGCCTTCTGCGAGATGGCACCCTACGTAGTGGTCCAGGCCCTCAGCGGGCCGCTCGTCGACAAGGCGGGCCCGCGCCGTGTCTCCTGGAACGCCGACCTGCTCAGCGCGGTCGCCGCGGCGTTCGTCCCCGCGCTCCACGTCCTGGGACTGCTGCCGTTCTGGCTGCTGCTCGGCCTGGTCGCGGTGATCGGGGTGGTGCGGGGGCCGGGCGACCTGGCCAAGACGGTCATGGTGCCGGAGGCCGCCGAGCGCGGCGGGTTGCCGGTGGAACGGGCCACGGGGCTCGCCGGAGTGACCGAGCGGCTGGCGTCCACGGTCGGGCCGGCGGTGGCCGGGGCACTGGTGGCGCTCGTCGGACCGCTGGCCGGGCTGGCCGTCAACGCCGCCTGCTTCGCGCTGGGTTCGCTGGTCGTCGGAGTGCTCATGCCGCGTGACGTGGGGCGCGCGACCGAGACCGGCGACGGCACGCGGCAGACGCGGGAGCCGGCCGGCTACTGGCGGCGTCTCGGCGAGGGGTTCTCCTTCCTGCGGGGTGACCGCTTGCTGCTCGGCATCACCGTCACCGTCGGCGTCACCAACCTCCTGAACACCGCCTTCTCCTCGGTCCTCCTGCCCGTGTGGGCCAAGGAGTCCGGGGGCGGTCCGGCCGTCATCGGGCTGACCGGCAGCGTGGCCGGCGTCGCCGCCGTCTGCGGCAGCCTCATAGCCGCCGCGGTCGCCCACCGGCTGCGGCGCCGGCTGGTGTTCTTCGCCGGCTTCCTGCTGGACGGCGCACCGCGGTTCCTGATCCTCGCCTGCGGGGCCCCCATGTGGGCGGTGGCGGCCGTGTTCGCCGTGAGCGGCTTCGGTGGCGGCTTCCTCAACCCCATACTCGGCGCGGTCCTCTACGAGCGGGTGCCCCGCGGCCTGCTCGGCCGCGTCAAGGCGCTGGGCTCCGCGCTGGCCTGGGCGGGCATCCCCTTCGGCGGGCTGCTCGCGGGGGCGGCGGTGACGACGGCCGGACTGGTTCCGGCGCTGGTGGCCGGCGGCGCGGCCCACGCCGTGACGATCAGCTTGTCCGGGCTGCGGCCGGAGTGGAAGGCCATGGACCGGTCGCGGCGGTCCCGCTCCACGGGCGGGGAGGAGCCACCGCGGGAGAGCGCCGAGGACGAGGCCACAGGGCGGCAGCCGGAGGCGCCGGCGGTGTCCTGA
- a CDS encoding alpha/beta fold hydrolase, which produces MPTRIALSEEVIPLTLDGYAYSGRIIHQPNARLAPIVFVGGAFQYQNAWGRLEQGCREAASVITVDLPGWGGADRLPAHYGFDFLTEALDQLLAKVAPSPVNVLGASYGSAVAYQWARDHPDRAERVALFGTMSHLTASARARVQLTLDLAEQERHAEFVECVLEGMMCTSPRVTVARRATVARCLTRALREMSPDDLAKYRDNSLRLLANARLPAGPPVRVPVLVATGEHDPLSTPALSREAAAQCADARFVAFRNADHLLHLECPAEVVDLLTRFFSGDSLSGLDYCHPVEHIRHRMRNALPSPRPSTGH; this is translated from the coding sequence GTGCCGACGCGTATCGCACTCTCGGAAGAGGTCATCCCGCTCACCCTCGACGGTTACGCGTACAGCGGCCGGATCATCCACCAGCCCAACGCCAGGCTGGCCCCCATCGTCTTCGTCGGAGGGGCGTTCCAGTACCAGAACGCCTGGGGCCGCCTGGAGCAGGGATGCCGGGAGGCGGCGAGCGTGATCACGGTGGACCTGCCGGGCTGGGGCGGCGCGGACCGCCTGCCCGCCCACTACGGCTTCGACTTCCTCACCGAGGCCCTGGACCAGCTGCTCGCCAAGGTGGCGCCCAGCCCGGTGAACGTCCTCGGCGCCTCCTACGGCAGCGCGGTGGCCTATCAGTGGGCGCGTGACCATCCGGACCGGGCCGAGCGGGTCGCCCTCTTCGGCACCATGTCGCACCTGACCGCCTCCGCCCGCGCCCGTGTGCAGCTCACGCTCGACCTGGCGGAGCAGGAACGGCACGCGGAGTTCGTCGAGTGCGTGCTGGAGGGCATGATGTGCACCTCGCCGCGGGTGACGGTCGCGCGCCGGGCCACCGTCGCCAGGTGCCTCACCCGGGCCCTGCGCGAGATGAGCCCGGACGACCTCGCGAAGTACCGGGACAACTCCCTGCGGCTGCTGGCCAACGCACGGCTGCCGGCCGGTCCGCCCGTGCGCGTCCCGGTGCTGGTGGCCACGGGCGAGCACGACCCGCTCAGCACTCCGGCCCTGAGCCGGGAGGCCGCGGCGCAGTGCGCCGACGCCCGGTTCGTGGCGTTCCGCAACGCGGACCACCTCCTGCACCTGGAGTGCCCGGCCGAGGTGGTGGACCTGCTGACGCGCTTCTTCTCCGGGGACTCCCTCAGCGGTCTCGACTACTGCCACCCGGTCGAGCACATCCGTCACCGGATGCGCAACGCCCTTCCGTCGCCCCGCCCTTCCACCGGGCACTGA
- a CDS encoding ArsR/SmtB family transcription factor gives MTDPSERTARPPGPDPATDVVLDAKGLRALAHPVRVQLVGLLRLHGPSTATRLAERLSLASGVTSYHLRQLAAAGFVEEDTERGNARERWWRAVHRATWFTDKDLADSEPEAVLAYLRSVADTHTLRTRLALGQFPSMPRPWRDRLGLSDWVLRLTPEEARELGDELRSVLSRYRQEQLAPLDADPGPEGAERVMLVLHMLPEPADPDAAVENRPR, from the coding sequence ATGACCGACCCCTCCGAGCGGACCGCCCGGCCCCCCGGGCCGGACCCGGCCACCGATGTCGTCCTGGACGCCAAGGGCCTGCGCGCCCTCGCCCATCCCGTCCGCGTGCAACTGGTCGGACTGCTGCGCCTGCACGGCCCCTCCACGGCCACCCGGCTGGCCGAACGGCTGTCGCTGGCCTCGGGGGTGACGAGCTATCACCTCCGCCAGCTCGCGGCGGCCGGCTTCGTCGAGGAGGACACCGAGCGCGGCAACGCCCGGGAACGCTGGTGGCGCGCCGTGCACCGGGCGACGTGGTTCACCGACAAGGACCTGGCCGACAGCGAGCCCGAGGCCGTGCTCGCCTATCTGCGGTCCGTCGCCGACACCCACACCCTGCGCACCCGGCTGGCGCTGGGCCAGTTCCCCTCGATGCCCCGGCCGTGGCGCGACCGGCTCGGTCTGAGCGACTGGGTCCTGCGGCTCACCCCCGAGGAGGCCCGCGAGCTCGGGGACGAGCTGCGGTCGGTCCTCTCCCGCTACCGGCAGGAACAGCTGGCCCCCCTGGACGCGGACCCCGGCCCCGAGGGGGCCGAGCGCGTCATGCTCGTCCTCCACATGCTGCCCGAACCGGCCGATCCCGACGCCGCCGTCGAGAACCGGCCGCGATGA
- a CDS encoding D-alanyl-D-alanine carboxypeptidase family protein — protein sequence MEHCGGSVETRSSRAAARRWGAALTASAAAVAAALPTTTAEAAAGPAGITAKGAYLLDGGADRTLWQKDAQTKRPMASTTKIMTAVVVLDEHADDLNTRVTVKQSYRDWVTRKQASTADLRTGDQLTVRQLLYALMLPSGCDAAYALADTFGDGETEQERTGSFIDKMNDKARELGLNNTHYDSFDGNSARGANYTTPRDLAELAKHALRKNELLKVVKSTSTQQKAANVNRLYSWYNTNKLLGSYRGVIGVKTGSTSSAGPCLVFAAQREGRTVVGVILNDPAGRYPDAARMLDYAYHVRTPLTLRRLPSGAHED from the coding sequence ATGGAGCACTGTGGGGGAAGCGTCGAGACGCGGTCCAGCCGGGCGGCGGCCCGCCGTTGGGGAGCGGCGCTGACCGCCTCGGCCGCCGCCGTCGCGGCCGCTCTCCCGACGACCACCGCCGAGGCCGCGGCCGGTCCGGCGGGCATCACGGCCAAGGGCGCCTACCTGCTCGACGGCGGGGCGGACCGCACGCTGTGGCAGAAGGACGCCCAGACCAAGCGCCCGATGGCCAGCACCACCAAGATCATGACGGCCGTCGTGGTCCTCGACGAGCACGCGGACGACCTGAACACGCGCGTCACCGTCAAGCAGTCCTACCGCGACTGGGTCACGCGCAAGCAGGCGAGCACCGCCGACCTGCGCACGGGCGACCAGCTCACCGTGCGGCAGTTGCTCTACGCGCTGATGCTCCCCTCCGGCTGCGACGCGGCCTACGCGCTCGCCGACACCTTCGGCGACGGGGAGACGGAGCAGGAACGCACCGGGTCCTTCATCGACAAGATGAACGACAAGGCCCGTGAACTCGGCCTGAACAACACGCACTACGATTCGTTCGACGGCAATTCCGCCCGGGGCGCCAACTACACCACGCCCCGGGACCTGGCAGAGCTCGCCAAGCACGCGCTGCGGAAGAACGAACTCCTCAAGGTCGTGAAGTCCACGAGCACCCAGCAGAAGGCCGCGAACGTCAACCGGCTCTACAGCTGGTACAACACCAACAAGCTCCTCGGCTCGTACCGCGGGGTGATCGGTGTCAAGACCGGTTCGACCTCTTCCGCCGGCCCGTGCCTGGTGTTCGCGGCACAGCGCGAGGGCCGGACGGTGGTGGGCGTGATCCTCAACGACCCCGCCGGCCGCTACCCGGACGCGGCGAGGATGCTGGACTACGCCTACCACGTCAGGACCCCGCTCACGCTGCGCCGCCTGCCCAGCGGAGCGCACGAGGACTGA
- a CDS encoding phospholipase D-like domain-containing protein, with protein MVRYRPRRLARCAAITAVVLAVFPATPALASPSDTPHLDAVEKALREVSPGLEGEVWQRTAGNKLDASGADPSDWLLQTPGCWGDDKCADRAGTKRLLAKMTENISKAKRTVDISTLAPFPDGAFQDAIAAGLKSSAEAGNKLRVRVLVGAAPVYHMNVLPSKYRDDLKARLGKAADDVTLNVASMTTSKTSFSWNHSKLLVVDGESAITGGINSWKGDYVDTAHPVTDVDLVLTGPAANSAGRYLDTLWTWTCQNKGNIASVWFASSGGDCMPTMEKDANPKPSGPTGNVPVIAVGGLGVGIKDVDPASSFRPQLPTAPDTRCVVGLPDKTNADRDYDTVNPEESALRALVASAGKHIEISQQDLNATCPPIARYDVRLYDLLAAKIAAGVKVRIVVSDPANRGTVGSGGYSQIKSLSEISDALRGRLALVTGDQQKARAAMCSNLQLASFRSSANANWADGHAYPLHHKLVSVDDSAFYIGSKNLYPSWLQDFGYIVESPEAAAQLRAKLLEPEWQYSQATATVDHARGVCSV; from the coding sequence TTGGTCCGCTACCGCCCCCGCCGTCTCGCGCGCTGCGCGGCGATCACGGCAGTCGTTCTCGCCGTGTTCCCCGCGACCCCCGCCCTCGCGAGCCCGTCCGACACCCCGCACCTCGACGCCGTGGAGAAGGCGCTGCGCGAGGTGTCCCCAGGGCTCGAAGGCGAGGTCTGGCAGCGCACCGCCGGCAACAAGCTCGACGCCTCCGGCGCGGACCCGTCCGACTGGCTCCTGCAGACCCCCGGCTGCTGGGGCGACGACAAGTGCGCCGACCGCGCGGGCACCAAGCGGCTCCTCGCCAAGATGACGGAGAACATCTCCAAGGCGAAGCGCACGGTCGACATATCCACCCTCGCACCGTTCCCCGACGGAGCGTTCCAGGACGCGATCGCCGCGGGCCTGAAGTCCTCGGCGGAGGCCGGGAACAAGCTCCGCGTGCGGGTCCTCGTCGGCGCGGCGCCCGTGTACCACATGAACGTGCTGCCCTCGAAGTACCGTGACGACCTGAAGGCCCGGCTGGGCAAGGCCGCCGACGACGTCACGCTCAACGTCGCCTCGATGACCACGTCCAAGACCAGCTTCTCGTGGAACCACTCCAAGCTCCTCGTGGTGGACGGCGAGTCGGCGATCACCGGCGGCATCAACAGCTGGAAGGGCGACTACGTCGACACCGCCCACCCGGTGACCGACGTCGACCTCGTGCTGACCGGTCCCGCCGCGAACTCCGCGGGGCGGTATCTGGACACCCTCTGGACGTGGACGTGCCAGAACAAGGGCAACATCGCCAGTGTCTGGTTCGCCTCGTCGGGCGGTGACTGCATGCCGACGATGGAGAAGGACGCCAACCCCAAGCCCTCCGGGCCCACGGGCAACGTCCCCGTGATCGCCGTCGGCGGCCTGGGCGTGGGCATCAAGGACGTCGACCCCGCCTCCTCCTTCCGTCCCCAGCTGCCGACCGCCCCGGACACCCGGTGCGTGGTGGGGCTGCCGGACAAGACCAACGCCGACCGCGACTACGACACGGTCAACCCCGAGGAGAGCGCCCTGCGGGCGCTGGTCGCCAGCGCCGGCAAGCACATCGAGATCTCGCAGCAGGACCTCAACGCCACCTGTCCGCCGATCGCCCGCTACGACGTCCGGCTCTACGACCTCCTGGCCGCCAAGATCGCCGCCGGTGTGAAGGTCCGCATCGTGGTCAGCGACCCCGCCAACCGCGGCACGGTCGGCAGCGGCGGCTACTCGCAGATCAAGTCGCTGTCCGAGATCAGCGACGCCCTGCGGGGCCGTCTCGCCCTGGTCACCGGTGACCAGCAGAAGGCGCGCGCGGCCATGTGCTCCAACCTCCAGCTCGCCTCCTTCCGCAGCTCCGCGAACGCGAACTGGGCCGACGGGCACGCCTACCCGCTGCACCACAAGCTCGTCTCCGTCGACGACTCCGCCTTCTACATCGGCTCCAAGAACCTCTACCCCTCGTGGCTCCAGGACTTCGGCTACATCGTCGAGAGCCCGGAGGCCGCCGCCCAGCTGCGCGCCAAGCTGCTGGAGCCCGAGTGGCAGTACTCGCAGGCGACCGCCACGGTCGACCACGCACGGGGCGTCTGCTCGGTCTGA